From the Streptomyces pluripotens genome, one window contains:
- a CDS encoding 5'-nucleotidase — translation MPSFELADRLVIGIASSALFDLAESDAVFRERGEEAYRAYQEEHLDDTLRPGVAFGFVRRLLSLNDLCAPQDPLVEVIILSRNDPDTGLRVMRSIQAHGLPISRAVFRQGRSPYPYMTALNMSLFLSADGPDVREAVSAGLPAGHVLGSPYADDLTDRDLRIAFDFDGVLASDAAEQVYQSGGLEEFRAHEALNAGIPHDPGPLRDFLAGVNRIQRREEERRRNDPGYAIRVHVSIVTARNAPAHERAVRSLKEWGVTVNDAFFLGGIDKGAIMEVLRPHIFFDDQVTHLASTSRTTPSVHIPFGKINETAC, via the coding sequence ATGCCCTCTTTCGAGCTTGCCGACCGACTCGTCATCGGCATCGCTTCTAGCGCTCTGTTCGATCTGGCGGAGTCGGACGCGGTCTTCCGGGAGCGGGGCGAAGAGGCCTACCGGGCCTATCAGGAAGAGCACCTCGACGACACGCTGCGGCCGGGAGTCGCCTTCGGCTTCGTCCGTCGACTGTTGTCGCTGAACGACCTCTGTGCCCCTCAGGACCCTCTCGTCGAGGTCATCATCCTCTCCCGCAACGATCCCGACACCGGCCTGCGGGTCATGCGGTCGATCCAGGCGCACGGCCTGCCGATCAGCCGGGCCGTCTTCAGACAGGGGCGGTCGCCGTACCCGTACATGACGGCGCTGAACATGTCCCTCTTCCTGTCGGCGGACGGACCCGATGTGCGCGAGGCCGTCTCCGCCGGCCTGCCCGCCGGCCATGTGCTCGGTTCACCGTACGCGGACGATCTCACTGACCGGGACCTGCGGATCGCCTTCGACTTCGACGGCGTGCTCGCCAGTGACGCCGCCGAGCAGGTCTACCAGTCCGGCGGTCTGGAGGAGTTCCGCGCCCACGAGGCCCTCAACGCGGGTATTCCGCACGACCCCGGACCGTTGCGCGACTTCCTCGCCGGCGTGAACCGGATACAGCGCCGTGAGGAGGAGCGGCGCAGGAACGATCCCGGCTATGCGATCCGCGTGCACGTCTCCATCGTGACGGCCCGCAACGCGCCGGCGCACGAGCGTGCCGTGCGCAGCCTCAAGGAGTGGGGCGTGACGGTCAACGACGCCTTCTTCCTCGGAGGCATAGACAAGGGCGCGATCATGGAGGTGCTCAGACCGCACATCTTCTTCGATGACCAGGTGACCCACCTGGC
- a CDS encoding roadblock/LC7 domain-containing protein — translation MIQQRGNFDWMLKQLNDGVPGIQMIVVLSADGLRIARYGGDPDAADRVAAACAGVQSLAGAIIQEIPGAGEMKLVVIEIDGGYFYLMSAGGANAYLAVLADVTCEPGRMSGMMRDLVVRIGAHLTSPPRRNGQTV, via the coding sequence GTGATCCAGCAGCGAGGCAACTTCGACTGGATGCTCAAGCAGCTGAACGACGGCGTACCCGGTATCCAGATGATCGTGGTCCTCTCCGCCGACGGACTGCGCATCGCCCGCTACGGCGGCGACCCCGACGCCGCCGACCGGGTGGCCGCTGCCTGCGCGGGCGTGCAGAGCCTGGCCGGTGCCATCATCCAGGAGATCCCCGGCGCCGGTGAGATGAAGCTCGTCGTCATCGAGATCGACGGCGGCTACTTCTACCTGATGTCGGCGGGGGGCGCCAACGCCTACCTCGCCGTCCTCGCCGACGTGACCTGTGAACCGGGCCGGATGAGCGGCATGATGCGCGACCTCGTCGTCCGGATCGGCGCCCACCTCACCAGTCCGCCCCGGCGGAACGGGCAGACCGTATGA
- the tatC gene encoding twin-arginine translocase subunit TatC, producing the protein MPKSARKEARDPEGRMPLADHLRELRNRLAKGVLAIIVVTVVAAFFYKDIINFITKPLLESVGCAQSFGQLAKTKEDVHCAHITVTGLLTPFTLALKASLTAGVVVAAPIWLYQLWAFVAPGLHRHEKKYAYAFVTLGFPLFLVGGYLAYNVLPATAKVMINFTPQGAENLLELDKLLDLVTRMVVVFGLSFEMPLLLVMLNLTGILSGRRMLGWWRGMVVGIAAFSAVATPGADPMSMLALAAPIWALFFIAVTFSLLNDRRRARREDRALGDDEASELDLTPEDIDEVEAVTAGAAPELPATDRVNGYDDVT; encoded by the coding sequence TTGCCCAAGTCTGCCCGCAAGGAGGCGAGGGATCCCGAGGGGCGGATGCCGCTCGCGGATCACTTGCGTGAGCTGCGCAACCGGCTCGCAAAAGGTGTCCTGGCGATCATCGTGGTCACGGTGGTGGCGGCCTTCTTCTACAAGGACATCATCAACTTCATCACCAAGCCGCTGCTGGAATCCGTCGGCTGCGCGCAGTCCTTCGGGCAGTTGGCGAAGACCAAAGAAGACGTCCACTGTGCGCACATCACGGTCACCGGCCTGCTGACGCCCTTCACGCTGGCGCTGAAGGCCTCGCTGACCGCCGGTGTGGTGGTGGCGGCGCCGATCTGGCTCTACCAGCTGTGGGCGTTCGTCGCGCCCGGCCTGCACCGCCACGAGAAGAAGTACGCCTACGCGTTCGTCACGCTCGGTTTCCCGCTCTTCCTCGTGGGCGGATACCTCGCCTACAACGTGCTGCCCGCCACGGCGAAGGTGATGATCAACTTCACGCCCCAGGGCGCGGAGAACCTGCTGGAGCTGGACAAGCTGCTCGACCTGGTCACGCGCATGGTGGTGGTCTTCGGCCTCTCCTTCGAGATGCCGCTGCTGCTCGTCATGCTCAACCTCACCGGCATCCTCTCCGGCCGCCGCATGCTCGGCTGGTGGCGCGGCATGGTCGTCGGCATCGCCGCCTTCTCGGCCGTGGCCACACCTGGTGCCGACCCGATGTCCATGCTCGCGCTGGCGGCGCCGATCTGGGCGCTGTTCTTCATCGCCGTGACCTTCTCACTGCTCAACGACCGCCGTCGGGCCCGCCGCGAGGACCGGGCGCTTGGGGACGACGAGGCATCCGAGCTGGACCTCACCCCCGAGGACATCGATGAGGTGGAGGCCGTGACCGCGGGCGCCGCGCCCGAGCTCCCCGCCACCGACCGGGTCAACGGCTACGACGACGTGACATGA
- a CDS encoding DEAD/DEAH box helicase — MIVLLSVGPGTLESTMTEDLSPAERYAAARRRAAEQATALASFREMYDFGLDPFQIEACQALEAGKGVLVAAPTGSGKTIVGEFAVHLALQQGRKCFYTTPIKALSNQKYADLCRRYGTEKVGLLTGDNSVNSGAPVIVMTTEVLRNMLYAGSRTLLGLGYVVMDEVHYLSDRFRGAVWEEVIIHLPESVTLVSLSATVSNAEEFGDWLDTVRGDTEVIVAEHRPVPLFQHVLAGRRMYDLFEEGEGHKKAVNPDLVRLARMEATRPSYQDRRRGRSMREADRERERRQRSRVWTPGRPEVIERLDAEGLLPAITFIFSRAGCEAAVQQCLYAGLRLNDEEARHRVRALVEERTASIPPEDLHVLGYYEWLEGLERGIAAHHAGMLPTFKEVVEELFVRGLVKAVFATETLALGINMPARSVVLEKLVKWNGEQHADITPGEYTQLTGRAGRRGIDIEGHAVVLWQRGMSPEHLAGLAGTRTYPLRSSFKPSYNMAVNLVEQFGRHRSRELLETSFAQFQADRSVVGISRQVQRNEEGLSGYKASMTCHLGDFEEYARLRRELKDRETELARQGAAQRRAEAAVALERLRPGDVIHVPTGKYAGLALVLDPGLPAGRSNGHRGFDHHDGPRPLVLTAERQVKRLAAMDFPVPVEPLDRMRIPKSFNPRSPQSRRDLASALRTKAGHIPPERARKKRSQAADDREIARLRTAIRAHPCHGCNDREDHARWAERYHRLLRDTSQLERRIEGRTNTIARTFDRIVALLTELDYLRSDEVTEHGRRLARLYGELDLLASECLREGVWEGLGPAELAACVSALVYEARVGDDALAPKLPSGRAKAALGEMVRIWGRLDALEEEFRISQTEGVGQREPDLGFAWAAYMWASGKGLDEVLREVEMPAGDFVRWCKQVIDVLGQISAAAPAEGSTVAKAARKAVDQLLRGVVAYSSVG; from the coding sequence ATGATCGTCCTGTTGTCGGTGGGGCCCGGTACGCTCGAAAGCACGATGACAGAGGACCTCTCACCGGCCGAGCGTTATGCAGCGGCCCGCAGGCGGGCAGCCGAGCAGGCGACCGCGCTCGCGTCCTTCCGCGAGATGTATGACTTCGGCCTCGACCCGTTCCAGATCGAGGCTTGCCAGGCGCTGGAGGCGGGGAAGGGCGTGTTGGTGGCCGCCCCCACCGGCTCGGGCAAGACCATCGTGGGCGAGTTCGCCGTCCACCTCGCCCTGCAGCAGGGCAGGAAGTGCTTCTACACCACTCCCATCAAAGCGCTGTCCAACCAGAAGTACGCCGATCTGTGCCGTCGATACGGCACCGAAAAGGTCGGCCTGCTCACGGGTGACAACAGTGTGAACTCCGGCGCCCCGGTGATCGTGATGACCACCGAAGTGCTGCGGAACATGCTCTACGCCGGCTCGCGGACCCTGCTCGGCCTCGGCTACGTGGTGATGGACGAGGTGCACTACCTCTCGGACCGTTTTCGCGGTGCCGTCTGGGAGGAAGTCATCATCCACCTGCCCGAGTCGGTGACCCTGGTCTCGCTCTCCGCGACCGTGTCCAACGCCGAGGAGTTCGGTGACTGGCTGGACACCGTCCGCGGCGACACCGAGGTGATCGTCGCCGAGCACCGGCCCGTTCCGCTGTTCCAGCACGTGCTGGCCGGGCGCCGGATGTACGACCTGTTCGAGGAGGGCGAGGGCCACAAGAAGGCGGTCAATCCCGATCTGGTCCGCCTGGCCCGCATGGAAGCCACCCGGCCGTCGTACCAGGACCGCAGGCGCGGCCGGTCGATGCGTGAGGCCGACCGGGAGCGGGAGCGCAGACAGCGTTCACGCGTGTGGACGCCGGGCAGGCCCGAGGTCATCGAGCGCCTGGATGCCGAGGGACTGCTGCCCGCCATCACCTTCATCTTCAGCCGTGCCGGCTGTGAGGCAGCCGTCCAGCAGTGCCTGTACGCGGGCCTGAGACTCAACGATGAGGAGGCGCGGCACCGGGTCCGTGCCCTGGTCGAGGAACGCACCGCCTCCATCCCGCCCGAGGACCTGCACGTCCTCGGCTACTACGAGTGGCTGGAGGGGCTGGAACGCGGCATCGCCGCCCACCACGCGGGCATGCTGCCGACCTTCAAGGAGGTCGTCGAGGAACTGTTCGTGCGCGGCCTGGTGAAGGCCGTGTTCGCCACCGAGACCCTCGCGCTCGGCATCAACATGCCTGCTCGCTCTGTGGTGCTGGAGAAACTCGTCAAGTGGAACGGCGAGCAGCACGCCGACATCACGCCCGGCGAGTACACCCAGCTCACCGGTCGGGCCGGGCGCCGTGGCATCGACATCGAGGGCCACGCCGTCGTGTTGTGGCAGCGCGGCATGAGCCCCGAGCACCTCGCCGGCCTCGCGGGCACGCGCACGTATCCGCTGCGCTCCAGCTTCAAGCCGTCGTACAACATGGCGGTCAACCTGGTGGAGCAGTTCGGACGGCACCGCTCGCGCGAACTGCTGGAGACGTCCTTCGCGCAGTTCCAGGCCGACAGGTCGGTCGTCGGGATCTCACGCCAGGTGCAGCGCAACGAAGAGGGGCTGTCCGGCTACAAGGCATCCATGACCTGCCATCTCGGCGACTTCGAGGAGTACGCACGGTTGCGCCGCGAGCTGAAGGATCGGGAGACGGAGCTGGCCCGTCAGGGAGCTGCGCAGCGCCGTGCCGAGGCTGCCGTCGCCCTGGAGCGGCTGAGGCCTGGTGACGTCATCCACGTGCCCACCGGCAAGTACGCCGGTCTGGCCCTGGTGCTCGACCCCGGCCTGCCCGCCGGCCGGTCCAACGGTCATCGCGGGTTCGATCACCACGACGGTCCGCGCCCGCTGGTGCTGACCGCGGAACGGCAGGTGAAGCGGCTGGCAGCGATGGACTTCCCGGTGCCGGTGGAGCCGCTGGACCGGATGCGGATCCCGAAGTCCTTCAACCCGCGCTCGCCGCAGTCCCGTAGGGACCTCGCCTCTGCGCTGCGTACCAAGGCCGGGCACATTCCGCCGGAGCGGGCCCGCAAGAAGCGGTCGCAGGCCGCCGACGACCGCGAGATCGCGCGGCTGCGGACCGCGATCCGCGCGCATCCGTGCCACGGCTGCAATGACCGTGAAGACCACGCCCGTTGGGCCGAGCGCTACCACCGGCTGCTGCGCGACACCTCGCAGCTGGAGCGGCGGATCGAGGGCCGTACGAACACCATCGCGCGCACCTTCGACCGGATCGTCGCGCTGTTGACCGAGCTGGACTACCTGCGCAGTGACGAGGTCACCGAGCACGGTAGGCGGCTCGCCCGGCTGTACGGCGAACTCGACCTGCTGGCCAGTGAATGCCTACGCGAGGGCGTCTGGGAGGGACTCGGTCCGGCTGAACTCGCCGCTTGCGTCTCCGCCTTGGTGTATGAGGCCCGGGTCGGCGATGACGCGCTGGCGCCCAAACTGCCCTCCGGTAGGGCGAAGGCCGCGCTGGGCGAGATGGTCCGGATCTGGGGTCGGCTGGACGCTCTGGAGGAGGAGTTCAGGATCAGCCAGACCGAAGGCGTGGGGCAGCGCGAACCCGATCTCGGGTTCGCCTGGGCCGCGTACATGTGGGCTTCCGGGAAGGGGCTGGACGAAGTGCTGCGCGAGGTGGAGATGCCCGCGGGTGACTTCGTGCGGTGGTGCAAACAGGTGATCGACGTACTCGGCCAGATCTCGGCGGCGGCCCCCGCGGAGGGCTCGACCGTGGCCAAGGCAGCGCGCAAGGCCGTGGACCAGTTGCTGCGGGGTGTGGTGGCCTACTCGTCCGTGGGGTGA
- a CDS encoding GTP-binding protein, with product MDFKSSDTIPGPRTEDHLPHTAQAAVKIVIVGGFGVGKTTMVGSVSEIRPLTTEETMTQAGIGVDDNYGSDSKVATTVAMDFGRISITEKLVLYLFGTPGQERFWFLWNGLFEGALGAVVLVDTRRLEVSFDVMGRLEERGVPFVVAVNSFPDAPRYPIEELRGALDLGPDIPIVECDVRRRASSKDVLMTLMRFLHSLALSGALV from the coding sequence ATGGACTTCAAAAGCTCTGACACCATCCCCGGCCCGCGTACCGAGGACCATCTGCCGCACACGGCCCAGGCCGCGGTGAAGATCGTGATCGTGGGCGGTTTCGGTGTCGGCAAGACCACCATGGTTGGTTCCGTCAGCGAGATCAGGCCGCTGACCACCGAGGAGACCATGACCCAGGCCGGGATCGGCGTGGACGACAACTACGGTTCCGACTCCAAGGTGGCCACTACCGTGGCCATGGACTTCGGCCGCATCAGCATCACCGAGAAGCTGGTGCTCTACCTCTTCGGAACCCCCGGCCAGGAGCGCTTCTGGTTCCTGTGGAACGGCCTCTTCGAAGGTGCGCTCGGCGCCGTGGTCCTGGTCGACACTCGGCGCCTGGAAGTGAGCTTCGACGTCATGGGTCGGCTGGAGGAACGCGGCGTGCCCTTCGTCGTCGCCGTCAACTCCTTCCCCGACGCGCCGCGTTACCCGATCGAGGAACTACGCGGAGCACTGGACCTCGGCCCGGACATCCCGATCGTCGAGTGCGACGTGCGGCGTCGCGCCTCCAGCAAGGACGTGCTGATGACCTTGATGCGCTTCCTGCATTCCCTCGCCCTGTCCGGCGCCCTCGTCTGA
- a CDS encoding pseudouridine synthase, with translation MRRRTPPPPAPLPQRDGVDPVRVRLPADGTWATVREHLVERLTGAGPGVVEGMLDAGLVVGADGRAVAPDAPYRPGMFVWFHRALPAEVPVPFPVEVVYQDAHIVVADKPHFLATTPRGTHIAETALARLRREQGIPTLTAAHRLDRLTAGLVLFTVRPEERGAYQTLFRDRRVRKEYEAVAPYDPSLVLPRTVRSRIVKEHGVPAAREVAGEPNAETRVDVADRRNGLARYRLVPTTGQTHQLRVHLNSLGVPLLGDPLYPDVTGPVPPGDFRRPLQLLARRMEFTDPVTGVEHAFTSGRVLQAWASYAAWAAEG, from the coding sequence GTGAGACGCCGCACCCCGCCCCCTCCTGCCCCGCTCCCCCAGCGCGACGGTGTGGATCCCGTGCGGGTGCGGCTGCCTGCGGACGGGACGTGGGCCACGGTGCGGGAGCACCTGGTGGAGAGGCTGACCGGGGCCGGGCCCGGGGTCGTCGAGGGGATGCTCGACGCAGGGTTGGTCGTGGGGGCCGACGGGCGGGCGGTGGCACCGGACGCACCCTACCGGCCGGGAATGTTCGTGTGGTTCCACCGAGCGTTGCCCGCCGAGGTACCGGTGCCGTTCCCGGTGGAGGTGGTGTACCAGGACGCGCACATCGTCGTGGCCGACAAACCTCACTTCCTGGCCACGACCCCGCGCGGCACGCACATAGCCGAAACCGCTCTGGCCCGGCTGAGGCGCGAGCAGGGCATCCCGACGCTGACCGCGGCACACCGGCTGGACCGGCTGACTGCGGGGCTGGTGCTGTTCACCGTGCGCCCCGAGGAACGCGGCGCGTACCAGACGCTCTTCAGGGACCGGCGGGTACGCAAGGAGTACGAGGCCGTCGCACCGTATGACCCGTCGCTGGTGCTGCCCCGGACCGTGCGCAGCAGGATCGTGAAGGAGCACGGTGTACCGGCCGCCCGGGAGGTGGCGGGCGAGCCGAACGCCGAGACCCGCGTGGACGTTGCCGACCGCCGAAACGGGCTGGCCCGGTACCGGCTCGTCCCGACAACCGGACAGACCCATCAGTTGCGGGTGCATCTGAACTCGCTCGGCGTACCCCTCCTCGGTGATCCGCTGTACCCGGACGTGACCGGCCCGGTGCCACCCGGCGACTTCCGACGTCCGCTCCAACTGCTTGCGCGAAGAATGGAGTTCACGGATCCGGTGACCGGAGTGGAGCACGCGTTCACCAGCGGGCGCGTGCTCCAAGCCTGGGCGTCCTACGCCGCCTGGGCTGCGGAAGGCTAG
- the tatA gene encoding Sec-independent protein translocase subunit TatA: MFRNALEPWHLVLLVLVIVLVFGSKKLPDMARSLGKSARILKSEAKAMKDDGKQSTTSSQPTEEQAQAQRTIQAAPGDVTSSRPVNEPSDTTQR, encoded by the coding sequence ATGTTCCGCAACGCACTTGAGCCGTGGCACCTGGTGCTCCTGGTTCTGGTGATCGTGCTCGTGTTCGGCTCCAAGAAGCTTCCGGACATGGCGCGTTCGCTCGGTAAGTCCGCGCGCATCCTCAAGAGCGAGGCCAAGGCGATGAAGGACGACGGCAAGCAGTCCACCACCTCCTCCCAGCCCACCGAGGAGCAGGCTCAGGCTCAGCGCACGATCCAGGCCGCGCCCGGCGACGTGACCAGCTCCCGTCCGGTCAACGAGCCGTCCGACACGACCCAGCGCTGA
- a CDS encoding sensor histidine kinase — protein sequence MVSVQKPPGGRERPYARVLLPPAILMAAATGAAVVLAPAVARIAVGAVGALAVLLVLATGAEAVRRGRRLREAQAEHARHTAYLEHRLAAHDELITRFATDVLPTGLYRLRAGEVLRDVLRNVYDMDPELRSLPEAYRELLRVALRGADHEISMRDATERSFVSIARRVQAIVHQQARELREMEEDHGRNPEVFDDLLRLDHGTSLIGRLADSIAVLGGGRPGRQWPLPVSLYSVLRGAMSRILEYRRIDLNSIVNINIKGTAVEPVIHAAAELLDNATRYSPPSTKVHVTAAEVQTGIVIEIEDAGVSLNEESRARIERMIEDAKAGDDAQNLGENPRLGLAVVGRLCKQFDMEVSLRASAYGGVRAILIVPRVMTTTEPGVGAAHGIGATGVPKPELGAVEGPKRPPKKRRPTSPRIPAGISMEEDVPEVTEWTAGGLPQRRSRVKTPLSQRYAEQAAIERAEREGTPTIWSQPEPEPESDPELQKLRDRPPGLWVDAFFEGLKKGMPEDVSPTDFTQNPHKYLYLLNDSDTVIEAATEADDEGDLT from the coding sequence ATGGTGAGTGTTCAGAAGCCTCCCGGTGGCCGTGAACGTCCCTATGCGCGCGTGCTGTTGCCGCCCGCCATATTGATGGCCGCCGCGACCGGGGCCGCCGTCGTCCTTGCACCGGCGGTGGCCCGGATCGCCGTCGGCGCGGTCGGGGCCCTGGCCGTGCTGCTGGTCCTCGCCACCGGCGCCGAAGCCGTTCGCCGCGGACGCAGGCTCCGCGAGGCGCAGGCCGAACACGCCCGTCACACGGCGTATCTGGAGCACCGCCTCGCTGCCCATGACGAGCTGATCACCCGCTTCGCCACCGATGTCCTGCCCACCGGCCTGTACCGGCTGCGTGCCGGAGAGGTGCTCCGGGACGTGCTGCGCAACGTCTACGACATGGATCCCGAGCTGCGCTCGCTGCCCGAGGCGTACCGCGAGTTGCTGCGCGTCGCGCTGCGCGGGGCCGATCACGAAATCTCGATGCGCGACGCCACCGAGCGCTCCTTCGTCAGCATCGCCCGCCGCGTCCAGGCCATCGTCCACCAGCAGGCCCGGGAACTCCGGGAGATGGAGGAGGACCACGGTCGCAACCCGGAGGTCTTCGACGACCTGCTGCGGCTCGACCACGGCACCTCGCTGATCGGCCGCCTCGCCGACTCCATCGCGGTCCTCGGCGGCGGCCGGCCCGGTCGCCAGTGGCCGCTGCCGGTATCCCTCTACAGCGTGCTGCGCGGCGCCATGTCCCGCATCCTGGAGTACCGCCGCATCGACCTGAACTCCATCGTCAACATCAACATCAAGGGAACCGCGGTCGAGCCGGTCATCCACGCCGCCGCCGAACTCCTCGACAACGCCACCCGCTACTCGCCGCCCTCGACCAAGGTGCACGTCACCGCTGCTGAGGTACAGACCGGGATCGTCATCGAAATCGAGGACGCTGGCGTCAGCCTCAACGAGGAGTCCCGCGCCCGCATCGAGCGGATGATCGAGGACGCCAAGGCGGGTGACGACGCCCAGAACCTCGGTGAGAACCCGCGTCTCGGCCTCGCTGTCGTCGGCCGGCTCTGCAAGCAGTTCGACATGGAGGTCTCGCTGCGCGCCTCAGCCTACGGCGGCGTTCGTGCGATCCTCATCGTGCCGCGCGTGATGACCACCACCGAGCCGGGTGTGGGTGCCGCGCACGGCATCGGAGCCACCGGCGTACCCAAGCCCGAACTCGGTGCCGTCGAGGGTCCCAAGCGCCCGCCCAAGAAGCGTCGCCCGACCAGCCCCCGCATCCCCGCCGGGATCTCCATGGAGGAGGACGTCCCCGAGGTCACCGAGTGGACCGCGGGTGGACTTCCACAGCGCCGCAGCCGGGTGAAGACCCCGCTCAGCCAGCGGTACGCCGAACAAGCCGCCATCGAACGCGCCGAGCGCGAGGGCACACCGACCATCTGGTCCCAGCCCGAGCCCGAGCCCGAGAGCGACCCCGAGCTGCAGAAACTGCGGGACCGACCGCCAGGCCTGTGGGTTGACGCCTTCTTCGAGGGTCTGAAGAAGGGCATGCCCGAGGACGTCTCCCCGACCGACTTCACCCAGAACCCGCACAAGTACCTGTACCTGCTCAACGATTCGGACACTGTCATCGAGGCCGCCACCGAGGCCGACGACGAGGGGGACCTCACGTGA
- a CDS encoding DUF742 domain-containing protein, with the protein MTPPQRKRHRPQPPPPPNPPGTADGQAEPKNPEPKNPERLYTIAGSDDGARAELDLVTLIVARSAPPPAATPEHAAVLRLCAAPLSVAELSAYLQLPFSAMTVMITELITAELVQARAPIVRQALPDRSLLEAVMHGLQKL; encoded by the coding sequence ATGACACCTCCACAACGCAAACGGCACCGGCCGCAGCCCCCTCCGCCGCCGAACCCGCCCGGGACCGCGGACGGCCAGGCCGAGCCCAAGAACCCCGAGCCCAAGAATCCCGAACGGCTTTACACCATTGCCGGATCCGACGACGGCGCGCGCGCCGAACTCGACCTGGTGACGTTGATCGTGGCGCGCTCCGCGCCACCGCCGGCCGCCACACCGGAGCACGCCGCAGTGCTCCGGCTCTGTGCCGCCCCCCTGTCCGTGGCCGAGCTCTCGGCCTATCTGCAACTGCCGTTCAGCGCGATGACCGTGATGATCACCGAGCTGATCACGGCCGAACTGGTGCAGGCGCGCGCCCCGATCGTCCGCCAGGCGCTCCCCGACCGTTCACTCCTCGAAGCGGTGATGCATGGACTTCAAAAGCTCTGA
- a CDS encoding cytochrome P450: MTPEPHSLTGTDITPGPPPGCPAHGLGPGGLHRLYGPDSEDLGDLYERLREQHGAVAPVLLHDDVPMWVVLGHAENLQLVRTPSQYTRDSRIWTPLQEGMVKPDHPLMPHIAWQPICSHAEGDEHQRLRAAVTAAMATIDHRSVRRHIGRYTQGLVNDFCGRGRADLVSQFAEHLPMAVMCEILGMSEEYNDRMVHAARDALKGTETAIQSHTYVMDALSRLTTRRRARPEDDFTSHLITHPAGLSDDEVREHLRLVLFAAYEATANLLANALRMVLTEPGFRAQLNGGQMTVPEAIEQSLWDEPPFSTVFGYYAKQDAELGGQRIRKGDGLLFAPAPGNLDPRIRPDLSASMQGNRSHLAFGGGPHECPGQDIGRAIADVGVDALLTRLPDIQLDCAEEELRWRASIASRHLVALPVRFEPKPQQDVDLPPRPMPLPPQRSNWQVGSLSSDPAPATQQRPAAPRPGAVPEPAGTAPGPARPRGVLRRLLRWWRGE, encoded by the coding sequence GTGACGCCTGAACCCCATTCCCTCACCGGCACAGACATCACCCCCGGCCCGCCGCCCGGTTGCCCGGCACACGGCCTCGGCCCCGGGGGGCTGCACCGGCTCTACGGTCCCGACTCGGAGGATCTGGGCGACCTCTACGAGCGTCTGCGGGAGCAACACGGAGCTGTGGCCCCCGTGCTCCTCCACGACGACGTACCGATGTGGGTGGTCCTCGGGCACGCCGAGAACCTGCAACTGGTCCGCACCCCCTCGCAGTACACCCGTGACAGCCGCATCTGGACCCCGCTCCAGGAGGGCATGGTCAAGCCCGACCACCCGCTCATGCCGCACATCGCTTGGCAGCCCATCTGCTCCCACGCCGAGGGCGACGAGCACCAGCGGTTGCGCGCCGCGGTCACGGCGGCCATGGCCACCATTGACCACCGCAGTGTCCGGCGCCACATTGGCCGCTACACCCAGGGCCTGGTCAACGACTTCTGCGGACGGGGCCGGGCCGACCTGGTCTCCCAGTTCGCCGAGCACCTGCCGATGGCCGTGATGTGCGAGATCCTCGGCATGTCCGAGGAGTACAACGACCGGATGGTGCACGCCGCCCGTGACGCCCTCAAGGGCACCGAGACCGCCATCCAGAGCCACACCTACGTGATGGACGCGCTGAGCCGGCTCACTACCCGGCGCCGCGCGCGGCCCGAGGACGACTTCACCAGTCACCTCATCACCCACCCGGCAGGACTCAGCGACGACGAGGTCCGTGAACACCTGCGCCTCGTCCTCTTCGCGGCCTACGAGGCCACCGCGAACCTCCTCGCCAACGCCCTGCGCATGGTCCTCACCGAACCGGGCTTCCGCGCCCAGCTCAACGGCGGCCAGATGACCGTGCCGGAGGCGATCGAGCAGTCCCTGTGGGACGAGCCGCCGTTCAGCACCGTCTTCGGCTACTACGCCAAGCAGGACGCGGAGCTGGGCGGCCAGCGCATCCGCAAGGGCGATGGGCTGCTGTTCGCCCCTGCCCCGGGCAACCTCGACCCGCGCATCCGCCCGGACCTGTCCGCCAGCATGCAGGGAAACCGCTCCCACCTTGCTTTCGGCGGCGGCCCGCACGAATGTCCCGGTCAGGACATCGGCCGCGCCATCGCCGACGTCGGTGTCGACGCCCTGCTGACCCGGCTGCCGGACATCCAGCTCGACTGCGCCGAGGAGGAGCTGCGCTGGCGGGCGTCGATCGCCTCCCGGCACCTGGTGGCCCTGCCCGTGCGCTTCGAGCCCAAGCCCCAACAGGACGTCGACCTGCCGCCGCGGCCCATGCCTCTTCCACCGCAGCGTTCCAACTGGCAGGTCGGCAGCCTGAGTAGCGACCCGGCGCCGGCCACCCAGCAGCGGCCGGCGGCTCCCCGTCCCGGCGCCGTGCCCGAACCCGCAGGTACGGCACCGGGACCGGCCAGGCCCAGGGGCGTCCTGCGACGCCTGCTGCGCTGGTGGCGTGGCGAATGA